One Gemmatimonadaceae bacterium DNA segment encodes these proteins:
- the soxR gene encoding redox-sensitive transcriptional activator SoxR, with product MYSSVMADLLTIGEVARRSGVAASALRFYEEKGLIASERGGGGQRRFPRHVLRRIAFVVFAQRIGLSLDEIAGELAKLPQNRAPTGRDWQRLSGEWTLRIDARIAELERLRRGLTQCIGCGCLSLDRCQLSNPGDRASRLGPGARYWLGDRVPR from the coding sequence ATGTACAGTTCAGTCATGGCCGACCTTCTCACGATTGGCGAAGTCGCGCGCCGGAGTGGCGTCGCCGCATCCGCGCTGCGCTTCTATGAAGAGAAGGGCCTGATCGCGTCCGAGCGCGGCGGTGGTGGTCAACGACGTTTTCCGCGACACGTTCTACGCCGCATCGCTTTCGTCGTCTTCGCGCAGCGCATCGGCCTCTCGCTCGACGAGATCGCGGGCGAGCTCGCGAAGCTGCCGCAGAATCGCGCGCCGACGGGCCGCGATTGGCAACGCCTCTCTGGCGAATGGACACTGCGTATCGACGCACGGATCGCTGAGCTCGAACGCCTGCGGCGTGGCTTGACGCAGTGCATCGGCTGCGGCTGTCTGTCGCTCGATCGGTGCCAGCTGTCGAATCCGGGCGACCGCGCGTCGCGCCTCGGGCCGGGCGCGCGTTACTGGCTCGGCGACCGCGTCCCGCGCTGA
- a CDS encoding Hsp20/alpha crystallin family protein, which yields MLTTRSLNTTLDRMMSLNRVLDQAMNGTWNNDAANRVWVPALDVVEKRDAYIVVAELPGVSQSNVELSFEQNVLTIRGQKNPSLDPAKDGELRVYAAERVAGTFERAIRLPEFVDSE from the coding sequence ATGCTTACCACTCGCTCTCTGAACACGACCCTCGATCGGATGATGTCGCTCAATCGTGTGCTCGATCAAGCGATGAATGGCACGTGGAACAACGACGCAGCGAACCGTGTCTGGGTACCGGCGCTCGACGTCGTCGAGAAGCGCGATGCCTATATCGTAGTCGCCGAGCTGCCGGGCGTTAGCCAGTCGAACGTCGAATTGAGCTTTGAGCAAAACGTGCTCACGATCCGCGGTCAGAAGAATCCATCTCTGGATCCCGCGAAGGACGGCGAGCTTCGCGTCTATGCCGCGGAGCGGGTTGCCGGCACGTTCGAGCGCGCCATTCGGCTCCCGGAATTCGTCGATAGCGAATAG